Part of the Mauremys mutica isolate MM-2020 ecotype Southern chromosome 1, ASM2049712v1, whole genome shotgun sequence genome is shown below.
GGATCTCTGTCCCCTTCTGCTTTATATATGTTATCTCAATAttaggaaattcagtcattctgttcattataaaaacagatccaagcctccatgagcccatgtacattttcctttccatgttggccatTACAGACCTTGGCTTATCGATAACCACCATACCAACAATAGTGGGCATATTCTTGTTTAACTCTAGGGAGATCAGCCTTGATGCCTGTTTtacccagctgttcttcatccactcaCTTGCAAAAATTGAATCCTCCATGCTGTTACTGATGGCCTTTGACCGTTTCATCgcgatctgtaacccactaagaTATGCTTCCATCTTAACTCCACCAAGAATAAGCAAGATGGGGTTGGTGTTTGTGCTAAGAGGGGTGGTTGTAGCATTACCATTCCCCATTCTCCTGAAACAGTTCCGATACTGTCGAGCCAATGTCCTCGCCCATTCCTACTGCTTGCACCAGGACATCATGAAGTTGGCTTGTTCAGATATCAGAGTTAACTACATCTATGGCTTGTTTACTACACTCTTCACGTTTGGGTTGGACTCActgctcatcttcctctcttACATGATGATCCTCAAAACAGTGCTGAGTATCGCGTCCCATGATCAATGCCTCAAGGCCCTGAACACCTGCATCTCCCACATCTGCGCCGTCCTGCTCTTCTACACACCCAACATCGGCCTGGCTGTGACACACAGATTTGGGAATAGCTTTTCTCACTTGCTTCAGATTCTCCTGGGCTACGTCTACCTGCTGGTCCCGCCCCTGATGAACCCAATCGTGTACACCGTGAAAAACCAACACCTTCGTGCGAGGATAATCAGGGCGTTTGTCAAGTGAAGGGTCATTTCATCCCCCATCTCCAGCACTGGACACACAGTCGATGAAAAACACAAGCGACAGCCATGGCCACCTATTCCATCCTGGTTCCTTTtacccctctgcccttccccctgccccatctcttcccccaaggTCCCCTTTGCCTGAGACTCTGCACCGTCCCCAGGTTAGAGCCCAGAGCCGGGACTCTCCACATTTTACCCTCCCTGGATGTGCAACCCAGGGAAGGTAGATAGTTCTGGGCTCCAAACAGCAGGCCGGGCTCTGGCGTCAACTCTGACCATGGCCCGACTCTGGTTTGGCTGAGAGGCAGAGAGTTGAGGAAAGTGGAGGAGCAGGGTGCAAGACTTAGTGAGAAGAGATGAGGCAGGGAGCAAGACTTCAGAGGAAAAAGGGAAGAGGGGGCAAGTCTGAACAAACGCTGACCCCAGCAAGTAGGATGTGGGCGGTGGGGGGTTCCTGAGTAAAGGAGGAAGATGGGGCTGGAGGGTCGGCTAGCCTGTGTTTAGGAGAAGACTCAATTAATGTGACTCCACAAAGGGGGGGCCTCTTTTAAGGGTCCCAGGTTGAGAGTAAGTCATTGCTTGGACTTAGAGAGAAGGTCAGTGTGTCTGCAGGGCCACCTCAGGCCCGAAGGAGGTACCATAGGATGGCCCCTGTCATAGGGACTTGGCCAGAGTGTGCTGTGCTCTAGGAAGCTGTTACCAATGGGCCGCTATCAGCCCAGCCCTTAGGCTGCTCTAAAGTTCACTGAGTCAGGGGGAGAACAGGCCAATGAATCAAACTCCTGTAACTGGCTTCTGGCCCTGCAGGCTCTCTGCAGTGCAGGAGTGAGCGCTGCTGGAGCAGCAGAGAAATCAGCCTTGCCTGCCACCATTCAGGTGGCTGGAAGGCTGGTCCTGTGGTCTGGGCACGGCTCTGCAACACAATGAGTGTCTTGATTCCCTTGCCGTGTCTTACTGTGGGCAAGCCATTGGCTGTCTGAGCCTCTGTTCAGGGGGATAATAtcccttccctgcctcacagcagTAGCGGAATGATAAATACATTCCAGGTTCTCAGATACTCTGAGACCCAAAGATCAGGGCTGTGTGAGAGTTCCATATAGCAACACCTCTGACATTGGTCTATAAAAGGCCTCTTACCACAGCCTCTTGtgacagctgcttctgggaagtcCTGTGACTCCAGCACTCCTGTGACTCCAGCACCTCAGTGTctggggcagatgtgggggtgctcGAGGTGGCAGTGAGGGGTAGTTAGTGGATTTTTTGAGGGGAGTGATGGAGTGTCACAGGGATGCCATGAGTTCCAGCACAGTCACTGAGCGGTGTTTGCAAGCCCTTGAGGCTGAATGGGTCTAACTGCCAAACAATGGAGCAAGTGCCACTGGAGCCTCATCATGGATATCTTGCTGAGAGAAAGCAGAAAACAGGGGAAAGGCCAGCTCACGATGTGGCCCTGTAACACAGACACGGCTGAGCACTACGGTGACTGGCCCAGGCTGACacaggtttcagaacaggctgcTTCCACAAGAAAGGGGCAAAAACATGGGAAGATGCTCTCAGAGACACAGGAAAACTAGGCTGGGTCCTGAGAGCTCCCTGGCTTCCCAAAAGAATGTAAGTTGGGCCAGTTCTGTTTCTCTATCTCCAGAGCAAAACCTGTCTAACTTAGCTCATAGTGATACGTGAGATAGATGAGTGTAGACATGCCTggtattttaaaaccattttctcCAATGCTTTGTGCTGTTTGCTAATAAACCTACTAGTTTTAAGGAGGCTGGGGGTGACTGTATAGCTCTGGTCACAAGCACCCCAAGGGGAGGGACTGAGGTGTCCAGTCAGACCTGCTTGGTGATAAGCGTTTAGCATAGAGGGGGTGTTGTTCTCTGCTcaaagagtgggagaattgtgaGACTCCCCGCCCAAGACAGGAAAGGACCTGGTTTAGAGCATAAAGACACCATATATCCCAGTTTTCTTGTGACAGTCCTGATTCTTCTTGGCCAGTGTCTGTCCTTGTTGAGTGCCTGTCAGCATTCAGAGGAGCAACTTGTTCAAGCTGCTGCCAAGATAACAATCCACTCAAGACAACGATTCACagagtcatagaatttaaggccagaaggagccattAGAGCATCTAGACCAGATGTTCCAAAACTGAGGGATGCGAAATTTGTTGGAGGGGGGCGTGAGGAGCTTTAGGGTGAAAACCTTCCTGTTCACATTTTACCCTCAGCAGTGAATAACTAGCCTAATTGTTTCCTCCAGACAGATCCGGTCTTCAGACAGTGCTGCGCGTTTGACTCTAGGTGACGCTGTGCATTTTGACAGCTTTCTGATAAGTTTGTACAGTATTATACAGAGCTGTTGCCAGTTGTACGTGGATCCTTttgctatggtgcggtgtgcacaTTTCATTGTAAGCAGGGACCACACTCGCAGTTTTGCTTTGGCTCTTATTCCAATCGATCGCTGGCTCATGCAAGTGAAGCCCTGTCCCCACATATATCAGTATATGTATTTGTGTGGAGGGCGGGGGAGGTAAACtcttacagacacaaagaagtggTGGGGTGatcaaaaaaagtttgagaaccactgatctagtctgacctctttaCATCACAAGGTGCAGAATTTCACCGGTTTcaccctgtattgagcccaatgactTGTGTGTGACTAATGCATAATTTGTGTTCATGTAAAGTGGATCTtccaggaaggcatccagtcttggttTGGAGGTATCAGGAGAACCCTCACCTTCCTTGTGAATTTGTTCCACTGTTTAAGCACccttgctgttaaaaatgtgtgcctcatttccaaatttaatttgtctggctttagttTTCAGCCATTCGTTTTTTCTATAGCTTTCCTGTTAGTAGCTGGTATTTTGTCCTTGTGAACGTGGTACACCGTCATCAAGTCCATTCTCAATCTTCCTGAATTGTATGTACTACACTCCTGTTCACATAGAAAATGATAAGTTGGAAACGACAAAGCAGGAGAAAGACCTAGGTATATTAGTCAGTTCCAGGATGActgtgagccaccaatgtgacgtaaaaagtgacaaagagtcctgtggcaccttataaactaacagaagtattggagtataagctttcatgggtgaatacccacttcgctttttacagatccagactaacacggctacccctctgatacttgacaccaacgTGATGCGGCTCTGAAGAAGGCAAATGAGATCCTAGAATGTGTCAGAAGAGATAGGAAAGCATTAATTTCCTCATACcagacactggtgagacctcctCTAGCAAACTGTGTAAAATTCTGGTACTTCCTATTCGAAAAGgattaattcagactggaaatggtgcagagaagggctcctATGATGTTCAGGGGGATGGATAACCTGACTTATgtggagactgaaagagcttgtcTGGTTTAGCTGAACACAACACAGGCTGGGTGGGGCTCGGACATAAATACATCCCTGGTAAACACCAGAGAGGAGAGGAGCTACTGAAGCTAAAGGACGGTGCTGGCACAAGAACACATGGGGACAAACTGGCTAGGAGCAAACTGAGATTGGAAAGGAGAAGGAAGTTTCTGACTCTCCGAGAAGGGAAGTTCTAGAACAGCTGCTCAACAGAAGCACTAGGGGGAAACAACCCAGCTAATTTTAGGATGGAGATTGACAGGTTTATGCACTGGATGATGTGCTGGGGTCACCTGCTATGGCATGAGACTAGGCTCTttgacccaggaggtcccttccaaacctatgTCCCTATGGGTCACATTCGCCCATTTTACAGCACACcaggagctcatgttgagttgcttgtccactatgaccctgaTCTGGGCTTTGGCTGATGGATTTGTCCCTCAATAGGTTCAGGAGAAAGCATGACTCAGAGTTATCATCTGGAAAAGGAATTTCACAAGAGTTTAATTCCCTGAGTTTCTGgtaatcataagaacataaaaactgcCATAATGGGTCAGGTGAAaagtccatctagaccagtatcctgtcttccaacagtggccagtgccaggtgcctcagagggaattaatagaacaggGAATAATCAACTGAACCATcctctgttgctcattcccagcttctggcaaacagaggcaagggacactatctctgcccatcttggctaatagccattgatggacctgtcctccatgaatttatctagttcttttttgaaccctgttatggtcttagccttcataacatcctctggcagggagttccatagattgactgtgtgttgtgtgaagaaatacttccttttgtttgttttaaacctgctgcctattaatttcatttggtgatccctagttcttgtgttatgagaagtagtaaacgaCACTTCcctatctactttctctacaccagtcataattttatagacctcaatcatatctccccttagccgtctcttttccaagctgaaaagtcccagtctcattaatctctcctcatatggaagccattctgtACCTCTAACCACTTTTATTGCCCTTttatgaactttttccaattccaatatatcttttttgagatgggatggccacatctgcacacagtattcaagatgtgggcgtaccatggatttatatagaggaaatatgatattttctgtcctattttctatcccttttttaattatccctagcattctgttcactttttgactacaactgcacattgagtagttgttttcagagaactatccacaatgactccaagatctctttcttgattggtaacagctaatttagactccatcatgtTATATGTGTAGTTGGTATTATGCTctccactgtgcattactttgcatttatcaacattaaatttcatctgcaatttggttgcccagtcacccagttttgagagctccTTTTGTAGCGCTTCACACTCTGTCCGGGTCTTAACAATCTTTAGTAATTtcgtatcatttgcaaattttgccacctcactgtttaaccctttttccagattatttatgagtatgttgaataggactggtcccagaacagaccccctgagggacaccactatttacctttctccattctgaaaactgaccatttatatctACCCTTTGTtgtctatcttttaaccagctacgAATCCATGAGAGCACTTTCCCTCTTATTCCTTgtcagcttactttgcttaagagcctttgggaagagccttgtcaaaggctttctgaaaatctaagtacactatatccactggatccccttggaccacatgcttgttgatcccctcaaagaattctagtagattggtgaggcatgatttccctttactaaaaccatgttgactcttcctcaacaaattatgttcatctataagTCTGACAatcttgttctttattatagtttcaacctgTTTGctcggtactgaagtcaggcttacaggcctgcaattgccgggatcacctctggagccctatTTAAAAATTTGTGTCACATTAACTATGTTAATTGGTGAGGCatggtacagaagttgatttaaatgataggttacatactacagttagtagttctgcaatttcacatttgagatccttcagaactcttgtgtgaatcccatctggtcgtggtgacttattgctgtttaatttatcaatttgttccaaaacctcctctaatgatacctccatctgggacagttcctcagatctgtcacctaaaaagaatggctcaggtttgggaatctccatcacagcctcagccatgaagacagacacagagaattcatttagcttctctgcaatggccttgtcatccttgagtgctcctttagcacctccatcgtccagtggcccaatgggttgtttagcaggcttcctgtttttGATGTACCTaaaatttttttgctattactttttgaatctttggctagctgttcctcaaattcttttttggcctctccaattgtatttttacacttcatttaccAGTGTTTATGCGCCTTTCTATTTCCCTCAacaggatttaacttccactttttataggatgcctttttgcctctcactgcttcttttactttgccGTTTAgtcatggtggctcttttttggttcttttgctatattttttaatttgggatatacattcaAGTTGAGCCtccattatggtgtctttaaaaagtctccatgcagcttgcagagatttcacttttggcactgtactgTTTaattaacctcctcatttttgtgtagttcccctttctgaaattaaatgctacagtgttaggatgctgtggtgt
Proteins encoded:
- the LOC123354272 gene encoding olfactory receptor 51G2-like, yielding MSAANDTKFRSVVFLLTGIPGQEYLHLWISVPFCFIYVISILGNSVILFIIKTDPSLHEPMYIFLSMLAITDLGLSITTIPTIVGIFLFNSREISLDACFTQLFFIHSLAKIESSMLLLMAFDRFIAICNPLRYASILTPPRISKMGLVFVLRGVVVALPFPILLKQFRYCRANVLAHSYCLHQDIMKLACSDIRVNYIYGLFTTLFTFGLDSLLIFLSYMMILKTVLSIASHDQCLKALNTCISHICAVLLFYTPNIGLAVTHRFGNSFSHLLQILLGYVYLLVPPLMNPIVYTVKNQHLRARIIRAFVK